One genomic region from Candidatus Woesearchaeota archaeon encodes:
- a CDS encoding AbrB/MazE/SpoVT family DNA-binding domain-containing protein — translation MIHQEVVKIAPRGQIVIPKRFRKALHLEVGNRILVKETAGKLILEKMHFNELAHYEEVKQKRLDHQLREEGEIFV, via the coding sequence ATGATTCATCAGGAAGTTGTCAAGATTGCGCCACGAGGGCAAATTGTAATTCCAAAGAGATTTCGGAAGGCATTGCATTTAGAAGTAGGAAATAGAATCCTTGTCAAAGAAACTGCAGGAAAACTGATTCTGGAAAAAATGCACTTCAATGAACTTGCGCATTATGAAGAGGTAAAGCAAAAGCGATTAGATCATCAATTGCGTGAAGAAGGAGAAATATTTGTATGA
- a CDS encoding antitoxin VapB family protein — protein sequence MVKVISLSNKAYATLKALKRGDDSFSDVVLKITEKEKKPSIMDLAGKWPGTDEEAKFIMKTLQKERKKFKLREVHW from the coding sequence ATGGTCAAAGTAATATCGTTATCCAACAAAGCATACGCAACACTCAAAGCGTTGAAACGAGGTGATGATTCTTTTTCAGATGTCGTTCTAAAAATAACAGAAAAAGAAAAGAAACCTTCGATAATGGATCTTGCAGGAAAGTGGCCGGGCACTGATGAAGAAGCAAAGTTCATTATGAAAACATTGCAAAAAGAAAGAAAAAAATTCAAGCTACGTGAGGTTCATTGGTAA
- a CDS encoding type II toxin-antitoxin system VapC family toxin — translation MVMYYCLDTNIIIDFFKNEKQVVQKMQEIEQQEVSVTITPIVLCELFKGAYLGSRQKERVEMVELLLKTVNILEFTKHAADIFGQRYAELQKQGKQTQEADLMIASICIAHNAILITRNHKDFVNIKDLQFQVW, via the coding sequence TTGGTAATGTATTATTGTCTTGATACGAACATAATTATTGACTTTTTTAAAAATGAAAAACAAGTAGTGCAAAAGATGCAAGAGATCGAGCAGCAGGAAGTTTCTGTGACAATAACTCCTATTGTTTTATGTGAATTGTTTAAAGGAGCGTATCTTGGTTCGAGACAAAAGGAGAGAGTGGAAATGGTTGAACTTCTTTTGAAAACAGTAAACATTCTTGAGTTTACAAAACATGCAGCAGATATTTTCGGTCAAAGATATGCAGAACTACAAAAACAAGGAAAACAAACACAAGAGGCAGATCTCATGATCGCAAGCATCTGTATCGCCCACAACGCAATTCTTATCACAAGAAATCATAAAGACTTTGTAAATATCAAAGACTTACAATTTCAAGTTTGGTAA